The following nucleotide sequence is from Leptospira venezuelensis.
GGTTGCTTGATAACTAATTAGCTGCTTTTTTCTAATACCCGCTATGCTTTGAAGTGCATCTTTCGATTCCGGCTTTTCATTTCGTGCGGCTTGTGCTGTTTAATGATAGTATTGAGAGGCGGACAGATTTTGTTATACTAAATTCTTTCGCTTCGCAGAGTGTAAAATTTTTAGTAATAGTGTCTGAAACGTCGGATAACTTACGGTGCCTCCGCGCCGCTCGGGGCTTGCTTCGCAACCCGCTCGCTTGGCCTTCGGCACATTTGCTTCTGTCACTTCGCTTGCATAGCAAGCTCGTGCCATCGCAAACGTCGGAGCACCTTGGTCGTTATACGCTATAGCAATAAAATTTATTTATGAATAAAAATGCAAGGATTGAAGTAGTTAGGGGAGATATAACAAAAATGGAAGTTGATGCAGTTGTGAATGCTGCGAATACTTCTCTTCTTGGAGGAGGAGGCGTCGATGGAGCTATTCATAAAACCGGAGGTCCTGAAATTCTTTCAGAATGCCGGAAGATCATCGCAAGACAAGGCGGTTGTAAAGTAGGTGAGGCTGTCATCACTTCTGGAGGAAATCTTCCTGCAAAATTTGTTATTCATACAGTAGGTCCAGTCTGGAACGGAGGAGGTAATGATGAGGAAGCAAAACTTATAAGTTGTTATAGCAGA
It contains:
- a CDS encoding O-acetyl-ADP-ribose deacetylase; this encodes MNKNARIEVVRGDITKMEVDAVVNAANTSLLGGGGVDGAIHKTGGPEILSECRKIIARQGGCKVGEAVITSGGNLPAKFVIHTVGPVWNGGGNDEEAKLISCYSRSLTIALENSCKSIAFPSISTGIYRFPKDLASKIAINTVMSHFGYTNFERIVFVCFDSESESYYKTNLNLF